The Streptomyces sp. NBC_00224 genome has a window encoding:
- the sufC gene encoding Fe-S cluster assembly ATPase SufC: MATLEIRDLHVSVEAENGPREILKGVDLTVKQGETHAIMGPNGSGKSTLAYSLAGHPKYTITSGTVTLDGEDVLEMSVDERARAGVFLAMQYPVEVPGVSVSNFLRTSATAMRGEAPKLRTWVKEVKSAMEQLQMDPAFAERNVNEGFSGGEKKRHEILQLELLKPKIAILDETDSGLDVDALRQVSEGVNRVRATGEVGTLLITHYTRILRYIKPDFVHVFSEGRIAESGGAELADKLENEGYEAYSTKGGASE, encoded by the coding sequence ATGGCAACGCTTGAAATCCGCGACCTGCACGTCTCCGTGGAAGCCGAGAACGGCCCCCGGGAGATCCTCAAGGGCGTCGACCTGACCGTGAAGCAGGGCGAGACCCACGCCATCATGGGCCCCAACGGCTCCGGCAAGTCCACCCTCGCGTACTCGCTCGCGGGTCACCCCAAGTACACGATCACCAGCGGCACGGTCACGCTGGACGGCGAGGACGTCCTGGAGATGTCCGTCGACGAGCGCGCCCGCGCCGGCGTCTTCCTGGCCATGCAGTACCCGGTCGAGGTCCCCGGCGTCTCGGTCTCCAACTTCCTGCGCACCTCCGCCACCGCCATGCGCGGCGAGGCGCCCAAGCTGCGCACCTGGGTGAAGGAGGTCAAGTCCGCGATGGAGCAGCTCCAGATGGACCCGGCCTTCGCCGAGCGCAACGTCAACGAGGGCTTCTCCGGCGGTGAGAAGAAGCGCCACGAGATCCTTCAGCTGGAGCTCCTCAAGCCGAAGATCGCGATCCTCGACGAGACCGACTCCGGTCTGGACGTCGACGCGCTGCGCCAGGTCTCCGAGGGCGTCAACCGCGTCCGCGCGACCGGCGAGGTCGGCACCCTGCTGATCACCCACTACACGCGCATCCTGCGCTACATCAAGCCTGACTTCGTCCACGTCTTCTCCGAGGGCCGCATCGCCGAGTCCGGCGGCGCCGAGCTCGCCGACAAGCTGGAGAACGAGGGTTACGAGGCCTACAGCACGAAGGGCGGCGCTTCCGAGTGA
- a CDS encoding non-heme iron oxygenase ferredoxin subunit produces MSAFVRVCALSELEEDTPKRVELDGTPVSLVRTGGEVFAIHDICSHANVSLSEGEVEDCQIECWLHGSTFDLRTGKPSGLPATRPVPVYPVKIEGDDVLVSVSQEN; encoded by the coding sequence ATGTCCGCCTTCGTCCGCGTCTGCGCACTGAGCGAGCTGGAAGAGGACACCCCGAAGCGGGTGGAACTCGACGGCACGCCGGTGTCGCTCGTCCGCACCGGGGGCGAGGTGTTCGCGATCCACGACATCTGCTCGCACGCGAACGTCTCGCTGTCGGAGGGCGAGGTGGAGGACTGCCAGATCGAGTGCTGGCTGCACGGCTCCACGTTCGACCTGCGCACCGGCAAGCCGTCGGGCCTGCCCGCGACGCGACCCGTGCCCGTTTACCCCGTAAAGATCGAAGGGGACGATGTGCTCGTCTCCGTATCCCAGGAGAACTAA
- the sufD gene encoding Fe-S cluster assembly protein SufD → MAEAQNIPAGSTTAGSIAVAAESTVATRMSAPPSFDVADFPVPHGREEEWRFTPLERLRGLHDGTAVATGDGLRVEVTAPEGVTVETVGRDDARLGRAGKPVDRVAAQAYSSFEKASVVTVAKEAVLTEPIRIAVHGEGGTVFAHQVVELGAFAEAVVVIDHTGDAVLAANVDFVLGDGAKLTVVSVQDWDAKAVHVAQHNALVGRDASFKSVVVTFGGDLVRLHPRVSYAGTGGEAELFGLYFTDKGQHQEHRLLVDHNMPHCKSNAVYKGALQGDGAHAVWIGDVLIQAKAEGTDTYEMNRNLVLTDGARVDSVPNLEIETGEIAGAGHASATGRFDDEQLFYLMARGIPAAEARRLVVRGFFAELVQQIGVADVEERLLAKIEAELEASV, encoded by the coding sequence ATGGCTGAGGCTCAGAACATTCCGGCGGGCTCCACCACTGCCGGTTCGATCGCGGTGGCCGCCGAGTCCACCGTCGCCACGCGCATGAGCGCGCCCCCCTCCTTCGACGTGGCGGACTTCCCGGTTCCGCACGGCCGCGAGGAGGAGTGGCGGTTCACGCCGCTGGAGCGGCTGCGCGGGCTGCACGACGGCACCGCCGTCGCGACCGGTGACGGACTGCGCGTCGAGGTGACGGCCCCCGAGGGCGTCACCGTCGAGACCGTCGGCCGCGACGACGCCCGGCTCGGCCGGGCAGGCAAGCCCGTCGACCGCGTCGCCGCCCAGGCGTACTCCTCGTTCGAGAAGGCCTCGGTCGTCACCGTCGCCAAGGAGGCGGTCCTCACCGAGCCGATCCGCATCGCCGTGCACGGCGAGGGCGGCACCGTCTTCGCGCACCAGGTCGTCGAGCTCGGCGCGTTCGCCGAGGCCGTCGTGGTCATCGACCACACCGGTGACGCGGTGCTCGCCGCCAACGTGGACTTCGTCCTCGGCGACGGCGCCAAGCTGACCGTCGTCTCCGTGCAGGACTGGGACGCCAAGGCCGTCCACGTCGCCCAGCACAACGCGCTGGTCGGCCGCGACGCCTCCTTCAAGTCCGTCGTGGTCACCTTCGGCGGCGACCTGGTCCGCCTGCACCCGCGCGTCTCCTACGCGGGCACCGGCGGCGAGGCCGAGCTCTTCGGTCTGTACTTCACCGACAAGGGCCAGCACCAGGAGCACCGCCTCCTCGTCGACCACAACATGCCGCACTGCAAGTCCAACGCCGTGTACAAGGGCGCTCTGCAGGGCGACGGCGCGCACGCCGTGTGGATCGGTGACGTCCTCATCCAGGCCAAGGCCGAGGGCACCGACACCTACGAGATGAACCGCAACCTGGTCCTGACGGACGGCGCCCGCGTCGACTCCGTGCCGAACCTGGAGATCGAGACCGGCGAGATCGCCGGCGCCGGTCACGCCTCCGCCACCGGCCGCTTCGACGACGAGCAGCTGTTCTACCTGATGGCGCGCGGCATCCCCGCGGCCGAGGCCCGCCGTCTGGTGGTCCGCGGCTTCTTCGCCGAGCTGGTCCAGCAGATCGGTGTCGCGGACGTCGAGGAGCGACTGCTCGCCAAGATCGAGGCGGAGCTGGAGGCGTCCGTCTGA
- the sufB gene encoding Fe-S cluster assembly protein SufB: MTLPTETAHPELEGLGNYEYGWADSDAAGATAKRGLSEDVVRDISSKKNEPEWMLKLRLKGLRLFDRKPMPNWGSDLSGIDFDNIKYFVRSTEKQAASWEDLPEDIKNTYDKLGIPEAEKQRLVAGVAAQYESEVVYHQIREDLEEQGVIFLDTDTALKEHPELFQEYFGTVIPVGDNKFASLNTAVWSGGSFIYVPKGVKVDIPLQAYFRINTENMGQFERTLIIVDEDAYVHYVEGCTAPIYSSDSLHSAVVEIIVKKGGRCRYTTIQNWSNNVYNLVTKRAVAYEGATMEWIDGNIGSKVTMKYPAVYLMGEHAKGETLSIAFAGEGQHQDAGSKMVHMAPNTSSNIVSKSVARGGGRTSYRGLVEIGEGAHGSKSNVLCDALLVDTISRSDTYPYVDVREDDVSMGHEATVSKVSEDQLFYLMSRGLTEFEAMAMIVRGFVEPIAKELPMEYALELNRLIELQMEGSVG, translated from the coding sequence ATGACTCTCCCCACGGAGACTGCCCACCCCGAACTTGAGGGCCTGGGCAACTACGAGTACGGCTGGGCCGACTCCGACGCGGCGGGCGCCACTGCCAAGCGCGGGCTCTCCGAGGACGTCGTCCGCGACATCTCCTCGAAGAAGAACGAGCCCGAGTGGATGCTGAAGCTGCGCCTCAAGGGCCTTCGGCTGTTCGACAGGAAGCCCATGCCGAACTGGGGCTCCGACCTCTCGGGCATCGACTTCGACAACATCAAGTACTTCGTGCGCTCCACCGAGAAGCAGGCCGCTTCCTGGGAGGACCTGCCGGAGGACATCAAGAACACGTACGACAAGCTCGGCATCCCGGAGGCGGAGAAGCAGCGCCTCGTCGCCGGTGTCGCGGCCCAGTACGAGTCCGAGGTCGTCTACCACCAGATCCGTGAGGACCTGGAGGAGCAGGGCGTCATCTTCCTCGACACGGACACCGCGCTGAAGGAGCACCCGGAGCTCTTCCAGGAGTACTTCGGCACCGTCATCCCGGTCGGCGACAACAAGTTCGCGTCGCTGAACACGGCCGTGTGGTCCGGCGGCTCGTTCATCTACGTGCCCAAGGGCGTCAAGGTCGACATCCCGCTCCAGGCCTACTTCCGTATCAACACGGAGAACATGGGCCAGTTCGAGCGGACGCTGATCATCGTCGACGAGGACGCGTACGTCCACTACGTCGAGGGCTGCACCGCCCCGATCTACTCCTCGGACTCGCTGCACAGCGCCGTCGTCGAGATCATCGTCAAGAAGGGCGGCCGCTGCCGCTACACGACGATCCAGAACTGGTCGAACAACGTCTACAACCTGGTCACCAAGCGCGCCGTGGCGTACGAGGGCGCGACCATGGAGTGGATCGACGGCAACATCGGTTCCAAGGTCACCATGAAGTACCCGGCCGTCTACCTGATGGGCGAGCACGCCAAGGGCGAGACTCTGTCCATCGCCTTCGCGGGCGAGGGCCAGCACCAGGACGCCGGCTCCAAGATGGTCCACATGGCGCCGAACACGTCGTCCAACATCGTGTCGAAGTCGGTGGCCCGTGGCGGCGGCCGCACCTCGTACCGCGGTCTGGTCGAGATCGGCGAGGGCGCCCACGGATCGAAGTCGAACGTGCTGTGCGACGCGCTGCTCGTCGACACGATCTCCCGCTCCGACACGTACCCGTACGTCGACGTCCGCGAGGACGACGTGTCCATGGGCCACGAGGCGACCGTCTCCAAGGTCTCCGAGGACCAGCTCTTCTACCTGATGAGCCGCGGTCTGACCGAGTTCGAGGCGATGGCGATGATCGTGCGCGGCTTCGTCGAGCCGATCGCCAAGGAGCTGCCCATGGAGTACGCCCTGGAGCTCAACCGGCTGATCGAGCTGCAGATGGAGGGTTCGGTCGGCTAG
- a CDS encoding helix-turn-helix transcriptional regulator, translating into MKNVGEAPQEELATGERSTRNRIARSVLDHGPSTVADLAKRLGLTQAAVRRHLDALVADEVVAPREQRVYGARTRGRPAKVFALTDCGRDAFDQSYDKLAVDALRWIEKSAGGGAAGEEAVVAFARARIESQSEGYREAVEAAPPEERTEALAKALTADGYAATARSAPLPGRGEQLCQHHCPVAHAAEQFPQLCEAETEFFSRLLGTHVQRLATIAHGDGVCTTFIPHSAPQTTTESASTSTAGRNPA; encoded by the coding sequence GTGAAAAACGTTGGCGAGGCTCCGCAGGAGGAACTCGCGACCGGTGAGCGGTCCACCCGCAACCGGATCGCGCGCTCCGTCCTGGACCACGGGCCCTCGACCGTCGCGGACCTCGCGAAGCGCCTCGGCCTCACCCAGGCCGCCGTCCGCCGCCACCTCGACGCCCTGGTGGCCGACGAGGTCGTGGCCCCCCGCGAACAGCGGGTGTACGGGGCACGGACCCGGGGCAGGCCCGCCAAGGTCTTCGCCCTCACGGACTGCGGGCGGGACGCCTTCGACCAGTCGTACGACAAGCTGGCCGTGGACGCGCTCCGCTGGATCGAGAAGTCCGCGGGCGGCGGCGCGGCCGGCGAGGAAGCCGTCGTCGCCTTCGCCCGGGCGCGGATCGAGTCCCAGTCCGAGGGCTATCGCGAGGCCGTCGAGGCGGCACCGCCCGAGGAGCGCACCGAGGCGCTGGCCAAGGCCTTGACCGCCGACGGGTACGCTGCTACGGCGCGCAGCGCGCCCCTCCCCGGACGGGGCGAGCAGCTCTGCCAGCACCACTGCCCGGTCGCCCACGCCGCCGAGCAGTTCCCGCAGCTGTGCGAGGCGGAGACGGAGTTCTTCTCCCGCCTCCTCGGGACCCATGTGCAGCGTCTGGCCACCATCGCCCACGGCGACGGGGTGTGCACGACGTTCATCCCGCACAGCGCACCACAGACCACCACCGAATCAGCATCCACAAGCACGGCCGGGAGGAACCCCGCATGA
- a CDS encoding ABC transporter ATP-binding protein, with protein sequence MKSESVVQVSGLVKRYGSKTAVDGLDLRVAAGTVTAVLGPNGAGKTTTIEICEGYRRPDAGTVRVLGLDPVTEAERLRPRIGVMLQSGGVYSGARAEEMLRHMAKLHAHPLDVPALIERLGLESCGRTTYRRLSGGQQQRLALAMAVVGRPELVFLDEPTAGLDPQARRATWDLVRELRADGVSVVLTTHFMDEAEELADDVAIVDAGKVVAQGSPEALCRGGAENTLRFTGRPGLDLASLLKALPDGSAAAELTSGAYRISGTVDPQLLATVTSWCAQHGVMPDGIAVERHTLEDVFLELTGRELRS encoded by the coding sequence ATGAAGAGCGAGTCCGTCGTCCAGGTCAGCGGCCTGGTCAAACGGTACGGATCGAAGACCGCCGTGGACGGCCTCGACCTGCGGGTCGCCGCCGGGACCGTCACCGCTGTCCTCGGCCCCAACGGTGCCGGCAAGACCACCACGATCGAGATCTGCGAGGGCTACCGCAGACCGGACGCCGGCACGGTCCGCGTCCTGGGCCTCGACCCGGTCACCGAGGCCGAGCGGCTCCGCCCGCGCATCGGCGTGATGCTCCAGTCCGGCGGCGTCTACTCCGGCGCCCGCGCCGAGGAGATGCTCCGCCACATGGCCAAGCTGCACGCCCACCCGCTGGACGTGCCCGCGCTCATCGAGCGCCTCGGCCTGGAGAGCTGCGGGCGCACCACCTACCGCCGACTCTCCGGCGGCCAGCAGCAGCGCCTCGCGCTCGCCATGGCCGTGGTCGGCCGCCCCGAGCTGGTCTTCCTGGACGAGCCGACCGCGGGCCTGGACCCGCAGGCCCGCCGCGCCACCTGGGACCTCGTACGGGAACTGCGCGCCGACGGCGTCTCCGTGGTCCTGACCACGCACTTCATGGACGAGGCCGAGGAGCTCGCGGACGACGTGGCGATCGTCGACGCGGGCAAGGTCGTCGCCCAGGGCTCCCCCGAGGCGCTCTGCCGCGGCGGCGCCGAGAACACGCTCCGCTTCACCGGCCGCCCCGGACTCGACCTCGCCTCCCTCCTCAAGGCACTGCCCGACGGCTCGGCCGCGGCGGAGCTCACCTCGGGCGCGTACCGCATCAGCGGCACCGTCGACCCGCAGCTGCTCGCCACCGTCACCTCCTGGTGCGCCCAGCACGGCGTGATGCCCGACGGCATCGCGGTCGAACGCCACACCCTCGAAGACGTCTTTTTGGAACTGACCGGTAGGGAGCTGCGCTCGTGA
- a CDS encoding ABC transporter permease encodes MSAGTGTYTPNPGAAPVGRMIGAQTALETRMLLRNGEQLLLTVVIPALLLVLFSAVDIIDTGAGESVDFLTPGILALAVMSTAFTGQAIATGFDRRYGVLKRLGASPLPRWALMTAKTLSVLVTEVLQVVLLTVIAFALGWSPHGNPFAVLLLLVLGTAAFSGLGLLMAGTLKAEATLAAANLVFLLLLVGGGVIVPMDKFPDGVQTALGLLPVSALSDGLRDVLQHGASMPWGDLGILAVWTVLGLGAAAKFFRWE; translated from the coding sequence ATGAGCGCCGGTACCGGTACGTACACGCCGAACCCGGGGGCCGCGCCCGTCGGCCGGATGATCGGCGCGCAGACCGCCCTTGAGACCCGGATGCTGCTGCGCAACGGCGAGCAGCTGCTGCTCACCGTGGTCATCCCGGCGCTGCTGCTCGTGCTGTTCAGCGCGGTCGACATCATCGACACCGGCGCGGGCGAGTCGGTGGACTTCCTCACCCCCGGGATCCTCGCGCTCGCCGTGATGTCCACCGCCTTCACCGGCCAGGCCATCGCCACCGGCTTCGACCGCCGCTACGGCGTGCTGAAGCGGCTCGGTGCCTCCCCGCTGCCGCGCTGGGCGCTGATGACCGCCAAGACGCTGTCGGTGCTGGTCACCGAGGTCCTCCAGGTCGTCCTGCTGACGGTGATCGCCTTCGCGCTCGGCTGGTCGCCGCACGGCAACCCGTTCGCCGTACTGCTGCTCCTGGTGCTCGGCACGGCCGCGTTCTCCGGGCTCGGGCTGCTGATGGCGGGCACCCTCAAGGCCGAGGCGACGCTCGCCGCGGCCAATCTGGTGTTCCTGCTGCTGCTCGTGGGCGGCGGGGTCATCGTGCCGATGGACAAATTCCCGGACGGCGTGCAGACGGCGCTCGGCCTGCTGCCCGTCTCGGCCCTCTCGGACGGGCTGCGGGACGTCCTTCAGCACGGGGCGTCGATGCCCTGGGGCGACCTGGGGATCCTGGCGGTCTGGACGGTCCTGGGCCTGGGCGCGGCGGCGAAGTTCTTCCGCTGGGAGTAG
- a CDS encoding heme A synthase, translating into MPNVTRADVAQAVRNPLAFIAERWTPSPRTVQRAALIAVVMAVVIVVTGGAVRLTGSGLGCPTWPKCTDQSLTPTGEMDFHSAVEFGNRMLTYVLCAAVGWAIIAARAASPWRRGVTRLGWIQFWIVMGNAVLGGIVVLVGLNPYTVAAHFLLSTALLTVAMTTWQRTREGDGEPRPLVGKAVVQLTWLLVVAAGALVAVGTVVTGAGRHAGDSSDVERIPLNWTMISQLHADLAWVVVALTVALWFVLKAVDAPVGPRNRARDLFLVLMSQGIIGYVQYFTKTPEALVALHMFGSCLVWIAVVRVLLSLRERPEVTAPVPAQSDPALTRA; encoded by the coding sequence ATGCCGAACGTGACCCGAGCCGATGTGGCTCAGGCGGTGCGCAACCCGCTCGCCTTCATCGCCGAGCGGTGGACACCGTCCCCGCGGACCGTCCAGCGCGCGGCGCTCATCGCCGTCGTCATGGCCGTCGTCATCGTGGTGACCGGCGGCGCGGTCCGGCTCACCGGGTCCGGGCTCGGCTGCCCGACCTGGCCCAAGTGCACCGACCAGAGCCTGACGCCGACCGGCGAGATGGACTTCCACAGCGCCGTCGAGTTCGGCAACCGGATGCTGACGTACGTGCTGTGCGCGGCCGTCGGCTGGGCGATCATCGCGGCCCGGGCCGCGAGCCCGTGGCGGCGCGGTGTCACCCGGCTCGGCTGGATCCAGTTCTGGATCGTCATGGGCAACGCGGTCCTGGGCGGCATCGTCGTCCTGGTCGGCCTCAACCCGTACACCGTCGCGGCGCACTTCCTGCTCTCCACCGCGCTCCTCACGGTCGCGATGACGACCTGGCAGCGCACCCGCGAGGGCGACGGCGAGCCGCGCCCGCTGGTGGGCAAGGCCGTGGTCCAGCTGACCTGGCTGCTCGTGGTCGCGGCGGGCGCGCTGGTCGCGGTCGGCACGGTCGTCACCGGCGCCGGGCGCCACGCGGGCGACTCCAGCGACGTGGAGCGCATCCCGCTGAACTGGACGATGATCAGCCAGCTCCACGCCGACCTCGCCTGGGTCGTGGTGGCCCTGACCGTCGCGCTCTGGTTCGTCCTGAAGGCCGTGGACGCCCCGGTCGGCCCGCGCAACCGGGCCCGTGACCTGTTCCTGGTGCTGATGAGCCAGGGCATCATCGGATACGTCCAGTACTTCACCAAGACCCCCGAGGCCCTGGTCGCGCTGCACATGTTCGGCTCGTGCCTGGTGTGGATCGCCGTGGTGCGGGTGCTGCTCTCGCTGCGCGAGCGGCCGGAGGTCACCGCGCCCGTCCCGGCCCAGTCAGACCCGGCGCTCACCCGCGCCTGA
- a CDS encoding amidohydrolase: MILAVPQPELVDQYCHGVLRTELGLGTFETQLGRTGGPPAPGTTFFDTQTGFAVRRWCPPLLGLEAHCAPARYLARRRELGVLETVRRLLRGSGVSTYLVDTGLPGDLTGPGELAAAGAADAHEIVRLELLAEQVADTSGTVDAFLANLAEAVHTAAASAVAFISVTAVRQCLDPDPPGPGEVRGAAGRWLTRRRIQEPLEDPVLLRHLLWSAVASGRPLQLRLGMDDATGLASFAAATNGLGTDLVLLHGYPYHRQAAHLASVFPHVYADVGPALVRTGARAADVLAELLELAPFGKLLYSSGARGLPELHVVGARLFTHALSRVLGAWVADGAWARTDAERVAAMIGAGNARRVYGLSGAGERRV, translated from the coding sequence ATGATCCTCGCCGTGCCGCAGCCGGAGCTGGTGGACCAGTACTGCCATGGAGTGCTCCGCACCGAGCTGGGGCTCGGCACGTTCGAGACCCAGCTCGGCAGGACCGGCGGTCCGCCCGCCCCCGGCACCACGTTCTTCGACACCCAGACCGGCTTCGCCGTCCGCCGCTGGTGCCCGCCACTGCTGGGCCTGGAGGCGCACTGCGCCCCGGCCCGCTATCTCGCCCGCCGGCGCGAGCTGGGCGTCCTGGAGACCGTCAGAAGGCTCCTGCGCGGCTCGGGCGTCTCCACCTATCTGGTGGACACCGGCCTGCCGGGCGATCTGACCGGGCCGGGCGAGCTGGCCGCCGCCGGGGCCGCCGACGCCCATGAGATCGTCCGGCTCGAACTCCTCGCCGAGCAGGTCGCCGACACCTCGGGCACCGTCGACGCGTTCCTCGCCAACCTCGCCGAGGCCGTGCACACCGCGGCCGCCTCGGCCGTCGCCTTCATCTCCGTCACGGCCGTGCGCCAGTGCCTCGACCCGGACCCGCCCGGGCCCGGCGAGGTGCGCGGGGCGGCGGGCCGCTGGCTCACCCGGCGCCGCATCCAGGAGCCGCTGGAGGACCCCGTGCTGCTGCGGCACCTGCTGTGGAGCGCGGTCGCCTCGGGGCGGCCGCTCCAGCTGAGGCTCGGCATGGACGACGCGACCGGGCTCGCCTCCTTCGCCGCCGCGACCAACGGCCTGGGCACGGACCTGGTGCTGCTGCACGGCTATCCGTACCACCGCCAGGCCGCCCATCTGGCGAGCGTCTTCCCGCATGTGTACGCGGACGTGGGGCCCGCCCTGGTGCGTACGGGGGCGAGGGCCGCCGACGTGCTGGCGGAGCTCCTGGAGCTGGCGCCGTTCGGGAAGCTGCTCTACTCCAGCGGCGCGCGCGGGCTGCCCGAACTGCACGTGGTGGGCGCGCGGCTGTTCACCCACGCGCTGAGCCGCGTCCTGGGCGCCTGGGTGGCCGACGGCGCGTGGGCCCGTACGGACGCGGAGCGGGTCGCCGCGATGATCGGGGCGGGCAACGCGCGGCGGGTGTACGGGCTGTCAGGCGCGGGTGAGCGCCGGGTCTGA